In the Candidatus Cloacimonas acidaminovorans str. Evry genome, one interval contains:
- a CDS encoding IS1182 family transposase, whose product MSYREYNQEQTDIFGLDINARIPEHHLVRFVNDLIENMDLTKLHAQYSPEGSPAYNPKMMLKIIVYAYMNGIYTCRKIAKAVRENINFIWLTGDQQPDFRTINTFAWTRCKDVLAEVFCKVVLMAEEKGYLELDSCFIDGTTLRANAGKNSYIWKKSALRYQEQVKTRVDNLFCRIKKLNEEEQLQYGDQDLREVGTQLEFLNELNVEEAEPEEIAQAVEKAQSELQKAVDTLKTHLPSNAPAIKNINHLLSELNKIQKLDVPKLEKYDQQIEIIGKDRNSASKTDNDATFIRMKDSLLAPGYVSSISTSNQFVTAVHLYNVPREAVEYTTLMDIHYTSLGTYPKQVIGDAAYGISVNLDYTHKKKIVSYLKPPDYKRDYWDSLLPGFVYEETKDQWVCPNGKTLTLDNEEVVRANGPERTVKSYRCEDCQDCPFVQKCIPYKNKSGKNLVYDPYLSPLRQETVHNLQSKEGKKLMKKRCIEPEAVFASIKWNSKFSRFTVRSLSKCKNQLLLVLLGHNIQKFYNASMATMTGT is encoded by the coding sequence ATGAGTTACAGAGAATATAATCAAGAGCAAACAGACATCTTCGGTTTGGACATCAATGCCAGAATTCCGGAGCATCATTTAGTGCGTTTTGTTAATGACCTGATTGAGAATATGGATTTAACCAAGCTTCATGCTCAATACAGTCCCGAAGGCAGTCCGGCATATAATCCCAAGATGATGTTAAAGATCATTGTTTATGCTTATATGAATGGTATCTACACTTGTCGTAAGATTGCCAAAGCAGTAAGGGAGAATATCAATTTTATTTGGTTAACAGGGGATCAGCAACCGGACTTCAGAACGATCAATACTTTTGCCTGGACAAGATGTAAGGATGTATTGGCAGAGGTTTTTTGTAAGGTCGTTTTAATGGCAGAGGAAAAAGGTTATCTGGAATTGGATTCTTGTTTTATCGATGGCACGACCTTGAGAGCTAATGCTGGTAAGAATTCCTATATCTGGAAAAAGTCGGCTCTCAGATATCAGGAGCAGGTTAAGACAAGAGTGGATAATTTGTTTTGCCGGATCAAAAAATTGAATGAAGAGGAACAGCTTCAATATGGAGATCAAGATTTAAGAGAAGTTGGTACTCAGTTAGAATTTTTAAATGAACTCAATGTAGAAGAGGCTGAGCCGGAAGAGATTGCTCAAGCAGTGGAAAAGGCACAATCAGAACTGCAGAAAGCTGTTGATACTTTGAAAACACACCTTCCTTCTAACGCTCCTGCTATAAAAAATATCAACCATTTACTGTCAGAGCTTAATAAGATACAAAAACTGGATGTGCCCAAACTAGAGAAATACGATCAACAAATTGAGATTATTGGTAAAGATAGAAACAGTGCCTCCAAAACGGATAATGATGCCACTTTTATCCGGATGAAAGACAGTTTATTAGCTCCGGGATATGTATCCTCAATCAGTACTTCTAACCAATTTGTCACTGCCGTGCATCTCTATAATGTACCCCGGGAGGCAGTAGAATACACTACACTAATGGATATTCATTATACCAGTTTGGGTACTTATCCCAAACAGGTAATAGGAGATGCCGCTTATGGCATTTCAGTAAATTTGGATTATACCCATAAGAAGAAGATTGTCAGTTACTTAAAGCCCCCGGATTACAAACGGGATTACTGGGATAGTTTATTACCCGGTTTCGTCTATGAGGAAACAAAGGATCAATGGGTTTGTCCTAATGGTAAGACATTGACTTTAGATAATGAGGAAGTGGTTAGGGCTAATGGACCGGAGAGAACCGTAAAGAGTTATAGATGTGAAGATTGCCAAGATTGTCCCTTTGTGCAGAAATGCATTCCCTATAAGAATAAGAGCGGTAAAAACTTGGTCTATGATCCTTATTTGAGTCCTCTGAGGCAAGAAACGGTTCATAACCTTCAATCGAAAGAAGGAAAGAAACTGATGAAAAAACGATGTATTGAACCGGAAGCGGTGTTTGCCTCTATTAAGTGGAATAGTAAATTTAGTCGCTTTACAGTCAGATCCTTAAGTAAATGTAAAAACCAGTTGCTGCTGGTCTTGCTTGGACATAACATCCAGAAATTCTATAATGCCTCAATGGCTACAATGACAGGAACATAA
- a CDS encoding GxxExxY protein: MNLNEISYQIRGAVFDVYNELGPGLLEKVYEQALIIELQNKELQVQNQVPIEVLYKGFDLGLILYLS, encoded by the coding sequence ATGAATTTGAATGAGATAAGCTATCAAATTAGGGGTGCTGTTTTTGATGTATATAATGAACTGGGACCCGGATTACTGGAAAAAGTTTATGAACAAGCTCTTATTATTGAATTGCAGAATAAGGAGTTACAAGTTCAAAACCAAGTTCCTATAGAAGTTCTTTATAAAGGTTTTGATCTTGGTCTTATACTATATTTATCTTGA
- a CDS encoding GxxExxY protein, protein MDSYFRRNDKWLFFQEIIFNIFWTYLVNEQVVIELKSVETLLPVHHKQLITYLKLAKKPLGFFY, encoded by the coding sequence ATGGATTCCTACTTTCGCAGGAATGACAAGTGGCTTTTCTTTCAAGAAATAATATTCAATATCTTCTGGACTTATTTGGTAAATGAACAAGTGGTAATAGAATTGAAATCGGTAGAAACATTATTACCTGTTCATCATAAGCAGCTAATAACATACTTGAAATTAGCAAAGAAACCTCTGGGCTTTTTTTATTAA
- a CDS encoding GxxExxY protein, translated as MNLNEISYQIRGAVFDVYNELGPGLLENVYEQALIIELQNKELQVQNQVPIEVLYKGFDLDLQYRLDLLVNEQVVIELKSVETLLPVHHKQLITYLKLAKKPLGFLINFNTDSIKDNIIRIANDKNHPDLK; from the coding sequence ATGAATTTGAACGAGATAAGCTATCAAATTAGGGGTGCTGTTTTTGATGTATATAATGAACTGGGACCCGGATTACTGGAAAATGTTTACGAACAAGCTCTTATTATTGAATTGCAGAATAAGGAGTTACAAGTTCAAAACCAAGTTCCTATAGAAGTTCTTTATAAAGGTTTTGATCTTGATCTTCAATATCGGTTGGATTTATTGGTAAATGAACAAGTGGTAATAGAATTGAAATCCGTAGAAACATTATTACCTGTTCATCATAAGCAGCTAATAACATATTTAAAATTAGCAAAGAAACCTCTGGGCTTTTTAATTAACTTCAATACTGATTCCATCAAAGACAATATCATAAGAATAGCCAATGACAAAAATCATCCAGACCTTAAATAA
- a CDS encoding GxxExxY protein: MNLNEISYQIRGAVFDVYNELGPGLLEKVYEQALIIELQNKELQVQNQVPIEVLYKGFDLGLILYLS, encoded by the coding sequence ATGAATTTGAACGAGATAAGCTATCAAATTAGGGGTGCTGTTTTTGATGTATATAATGAACTGGGACCCGGATTACTGGAAAAAGTTTATGAACAAGCTCTTATTATTGAATTGCAGAATAAGGAGTTACAAGTTCAAAACCAAGTTCCTATAGAAGTTCTTTATAAAGGTTTTGATCTTGGTCTTATACTATATTTATCTTGA
- a CDS encoding GxxExxY protein, giving the protein MDSYFRRNDKWLFFQEIIFNIFWTYLVNEQVIMELKSVETLLPVHHKQLITYLKLAKKPLGFLINFNTDSIKDNIIRIANDKNHPDLK; this is encoded by the coding sequence ATGGATTCCTACTTTCGCAGGAATGACAAGTGGCTTTTCTTTCAAGAAATAATATTCAATATCTTCTGGACTTATTTGGTAAATGAACAAGTGATAATGGAATTGAAATCGGTAGAAACATTATTACCTGTTCATCATAAGCAGCTAATAACATACTTGAAATTAGCAAAGAAACCTCTGGGCTTTTTAATTAACTTCAATACTGATTCCATCAAAGACAATATCATAAGAATAGCCAATGACAAAAATCATCCAGACCTTAAATAA
- a CDS encoding DUF4147 domain-containing protein, whose translation MKDLIINAFESALRQLNTLPELKKDLEKRPLSPPVKILAIGKSAFPMAKVCVDILNKREINYSGYLLTKYGNVTGIIPNLIVREASHPIPDINTIKYSREILSWLQELHANEELIILLSGGGSSLFEVPINGFTLEDLIAFNKNLLQSGLNIKEMNYERAKKSKVKAGKALNYIKAMKIYCYALSDVPDNEPEIIASGCFFPANSQKIEDNYYQAKLKKGKQELYYSIIGDNFSLRYQLAKELPPPVYVQPRYFSENVENVAEFIADFAFSTDKKGMYIFGGEAPVKVTGNGIGGRCTHLALLLAKKIAGKKHITFYALASDGNDNLENVSGACVNQNTLNQLQAKGIDIFSVIAECDSYSALKTINAVVPAFQNPLNLNDIYLLQLY comes from the coding sequence ATGAAAGACCTGATTATAAACGCATTTGAAAGCGCTCTCAGGCAACTAAATACACTGCCTGAACTAAAAAAGGACTTGGAAAAAAGACCTCTTTCCCCTCCTGTAAAAATTTTAGCCATCGGAAAAAGTGCTTTTCCAATGGCTAAGGTGTGTGTAGACATATTAAATAAAAGGGAAATAAATTATTCCGGCTATCTGCTTACAAAATATGGAAATGTAACCGGAATAATACCCAATTTAATAGTTAGAGAAGCAAGCCATCCCATTCCTGATATCAATACTATCAAATATAGCCGGGAGATTCTTTCCTGGCTACAGGAACTTCATGCAAATGAAGAACTTATAATCCTGCTTAGTGGAGGAGGAAGTTCTCTATTTGAAGTGCCAATTAACGGTTTTACTTTAGAGGATTTGATTGCTTTTAATAAGAACCTGCTGCAAAGTGGCTTAAATATCAAAGAAATGAATTATGAACGCGCTAAAAAGTCCAAAGTCAAAGCCGGAAAGGCACTTAACTATATAAAAGCTATGAAAATATATTGTTATGCTCTTTCCGATGTCCCGGATAATGAACCTGAAATTATTGCTTCCGGCTGTTTTTTCCCTGCTAATTCCCAAAAAATTGAAGATAATTATTATCAGGCAAAATTGAAAAAGGGCAAGCAGGAACTTTACTATTCTATTATAGGCGATAACTTCTCTCTTCGCTATCAGTTAGCTAAAGAACTTCCTCCCCCCGTTTATGTTCAGCCCCGATATTTTTCTGAAAATGTAGAAAATGTAGCAGAATTTATTGCTGATTTTGCTTTTTCCACAGACAAAAAAGGGATGTATATCTTTGGCGGAGAAGCACCTGTGAAAGTTACCGGAAATGGAATTGGAGGACGCTGCACACATCTTGCCCTTTTGCTGGCAAAAAAAATCGCCGGCAAAAAGCATATTACTTTTTATGCTCTTGCCAGCGATGGAAATGATAATTTAGAAAATGTATCAGGTGCCTGCGTTAATCAAAATACACTTAACCAACTGCAAGCAAAGGGAATAGACATCTTTTCAGTTATTGCCGAATGTGATTCTTATTCAGCCCTGAAAACTATCAATGCTGTCGTTCCCGCTTTTCAAAATCCCCTTAATTTAAATGATATTTACCTCCTGCAATTGTATTAA
- a CDS encoding 4Fe-4S binding protein, whose amino-acid sequence MKVLKTFPDKCITCHNCESACSKLYFKEDNAEKSCIVINEEVYPPEMIVCNQCGNCIDICPTLALTINTQGVVMLNKSLCIGCLMCVAACPNNAMRFAKGVYNPFKCIACGSCPKTCPAEAIELVTA is encoded by the coding sequence ATGAAAGTGCTAAAGACCTTTCCTGATAAATGCATAACCTGCCATAATTGCGAAAGCGCCTGCTCCAAACTCTATTTTAAAGAGGATAATGCAGAAAAATCGTGCATAGTAATTAACGAAGAGGTTTATCCTCCGGAAATGATTGTCTGTAATCAATGCGGGAATTGTATTGATATATGTCCTACTTTAGCATTAACCATTAATACTCAAGGGGTAGTTATGTTGAATAAATCCCTTTGTATTGGCTGTTTGATGTGCGTAGCTGCCTGTCCGAATAATGCAATGCGTTTTGCTAAAGGTGTTTATAATCCTTTTAAATGCATTGCTTGCGGAAGTTGCCCCAAAACCTGTCCCGCTGAAGCAATAGAATTAGTAACCGCTTAA
- a CDS encoding aldehyde ferredoxin oxidoreductase family protein — protein MNRKLISEFKYDLAPVIRGYNKRSLYINLSTNEIKQKPVTELMIDKFVGGKGFDLYLMWHSVQDDTKWDSPENEICISFGPLCGNTSYPGSGKSIVTTISPLTGIPVDCNVGGHFGPYAKFSGWDAIELQGIANEEVIIYIDGDKGIVQILSAPDEEINSHILAEELIKEFADGPDKYQFVSVVSSGKAADNVLITCLNFSFWDKRRKVARLKQAGRGGTGSVFRHKKIKALVVKYSGLKVDSNNPEDAETLRMTGLKLHKEIEEGDATQNRMRQVGTAHLMEIMNDYDLLPIRNFKYGQSPEAEGLHSREFKNLFTQGMPDGCWYGCSLSCCKGVDNFEPRTGPYKGQKVCVDGPEYETAAGCGSNIGVFNARDVVEINFYCDTYGVDTISFGTSTAFAMECYENGILNKERTGGLELTWGNADAALELLHQMAKGEGFGVIVGQGVRRMKQIFAEKYGADPNFLQDIGMEAKGLEYSQYMSKESLAQQGGYTLALKGPQHDEAWLIFMDMVNNQIPTFKDKAEALHYFPMFRTWFGLQGLCKLPWNDIEPANNAETDEPAKVPEHVQNYVDIYKAITGKPLDKVSLIEQSERVYNFQKVFCLRMGKGRRIDDVPPYRAVGPVTEEEYLSRQERYDQQLKEKIGVDPEGKSTAEKMDILRKYREDQYQQLIDAVYERKGWTKEGVPKIEHLQKIGMDLPEVVEVVKRFL, from the coding sequence ATGAACCGTAAATTAATTTCCGAATTCAAATATGACCTGGCACCTGTTATTCGTGGCTATAATAAACGCTCATTGTATATAAATTTAAGCACTAATGAAATAAAACAAAAGCCAGTTACCGAGCTAATGATTGATAAATTTGTTGGTGGGAAAGGTTTTGACCTTTATCTGATGTGGCATAGTGTTCAAGATGATACCAAATGGGATAGTCCCGAAAATGAAATCTGCATTTCTTTCGGTCCGCTTTGTGGAAATACTAGTTATCCAGGTAGCGGAAAATCCATTGTTACAACTATTTCGCCTTTAACGGGAATTCCTGTGGACTGTAATGTAGGTGGTCATTTTGGTCCTTATGCCAAATTTTCCGGCTGGGATGCTATTGAACTCCAAGGAATTGCCAATGAGGAAGTGATAATTTATATAGATGGTGATAAAGGCATTGTGCAAATTCTTTCCGCTCCCGACGAAGAGATTAATAGTCATATTCTTGCTGAAGAATTGATTAAAGAATTTGCCGACGGACCGGATAAATATCAATTTGTTTCTGTGGTTTCCAGTGGCAAAGCGGCAGATAATGTTTTAATCACCTGTCTGAATTTTTCCTTTTGGGATAAAAGAAGAAAAGTGGCTCGTTTGAAACAGGCAGGTAGAGGTGGAACAGGTAGTGTATTCAGGCACAAGAAAATAAAAGCATTGGTGGTAAAATATTCCGGTCTGAAAGTGGATTCTAATAATCCCGAGGATGCTGAAACCCTTAGAATGACTGGCTTGAAACTGCATAAAGAAATAGAAGAGGGGGATGCCACTCAAAATCGGATGCGCCAAGTGGGAACTGCACATTTGATGGAAATTATGAATGATTACGATTTACTGCCTATCCGCAATTTTAAATATGGTCAAAGCCCGGAAGCGGAAGGTTTACATTCCCGCGAATTTAAGAATCTATTTACTCAAGGTATGCCAGATGGTTGTTGGTATGGTTGTTCTCTTTCCTGTTGTAAAGGTGTGGATAATTTTGAACCAAGAACCGGACCCTACAAAGGTCAAAAGGTCTGTGTGGACGGTCCTGAATATGAAACAGCTGCGGGTTGCGGAAGTAATATCGGTGTTTTCAATGCCCGGGATGTAGTAGAAATTAATTTTTACTGTGATACTTATGGAGTGGATACAATTTCTTTTGGAACCAGCACCGCTTTTGCTATGGAATGTTATGAAAACGGTATTTTGAATAAAGAACGCACTGGCGGACTTGAACTTACCTGGGGAAATGCAGATGCTGCCTTGGAACTTTTACATCAAATGGCTAAGGGAGAAGGTTTTGGAGTTATAGTAGGACAAGGTGTGCGCAGAATGAAGCAGATTTTTGCAGAAAAATATGGTGCCGATCCCAATTTCCTGCAAGACATTGGTATGGAAGCAAAGGGTTTGGAATATTCACAATATATGAGTAAAGAGTCCCTGGCTCAACAGGGTGGTTATACTCTTGCCTTAAAAGGACCTCAACATGACGAGGCATGGCTTATTTTTATGGATATGGTGAATAACCAAATTCCTACCTTTAAGGATAAAGCTGAGGCATTGCATTATTTTCCGATGTTTAGAACCTGGTTTGGTTTGCAGGGATTATGTAAACTTCCCTGGAACGATATTGAACCGGCAAATAATGCTGAAACCGATGAACCGGCAAAAGTTCCGGAACATGTTCAAAACTATGTTGATATCTATAAAGCTATAACGGGTAAACCATTGGATAAAGTTTCTCTGATTGAACAGTCAGAAAGGGTCTATAATTTCCAGAAGGTCTTTTGTTTGCGGATGGGAAAAGGAAGAAGGATTGATGATGTTCCACCCTATAGAGCTGTGGGTCCTGTAACTGAAGAAGAATATCTTTCCCGTCAGGAACGCTATGATCAGCAGTTGAAAGAAAAAATAGGTGTTGACCCTGAAGGGAAAAGCACTGCTGAAAAGATGGATATTTTAAGAAAATATAGAGAAGACCAATATCAGCAATTGATTGATGCTGTCTATGAAAGAAAGGGTTGGACAAAAGAAGGAGTTCCTAAAATTGAACATTTGCAAAAAATAGGAATGGACCTACCTGAGGTTGTTGAAGTAGTGAAAAGATTTCTGTAA
- the radA gene encoding DNA repair protein RadA: MATIFFCTECGFETGKWSGKCPACGAWGTLKESTRVTGKNNKPVETLPLSKPERIIDLEYDEFSRLLTGIKEFDLVLGGGIVKGMLILIGGEPGIGKSTLMLQLSEWMGKQNKKTLYCSGEESAEQIRLRSKHLKVTSENIYLLCTNNAEHIIEAIEDNKPDLAIVDSIQSVSIPSLDALPGTVTQLRETTSRLLRTVKNLGIPLFLVGHVTKEGLVAGPKIIEHMVDTVLYFEGEQRSQYKILRAVKNRFGSTNEIGLFEMTHLGLIEVSNPNNIFLSHEQNNIGTAISCIMEGSRSFIVEVQTLVNASNYGTPQRVAVGLDQKKLAMLLAILEKNLSLYLRNCDVFVNLTGGIRSTDPSLDLAILAALISSMKDQPLIEKAVFIGEVGLNGEVRPVSQLDKHISQTLKLGYEKIFISSYAKVKANPKVVKVKDIKALYSALR, translated from the coding sequence ATGGCAACTATTTTCTTCTGCACTGAGTGCGGTTTTGAAACCGGTAAATGGAGTGGAAAATGCCCTGCCTGCGGAGCTTGGGGCACTTTAAAAGAATCTACTCGCGTAACGGGAAAAAATAATAAACCCGTAGAAACATTACCTCTAAGTAAACCCGAAAGAATAATTGATCTGGAATATGATGAATTTTCTCGCTTGCTGACCGGAATAAAAGAATTTGACCTGGTTCTGGGTGGAGGAATTGTAAAAGGTATGCTGATTTTGATCGGCGGTGAACCCGGAATTGGTAAATCTACTCTTATGCTGCAACTTTCTGAATGGATGGGTAAACAGAATAAAAAAACACTCTATTGTTCGGGTGAAGAAAGTGCCGAACAAATTCGCTTACGCAGTAAACATTTGAAAGTTACAAGTGAAAATATTTATCTGCTATGTACTAACAATGCGGAACACATTATTGAAGCAATTGAAGATAATAAACCTGATCTGGCAATTGTGGATTCTATTCAATCGGTAAGCATCCCTTCACTTGATGCCCTTCCTGGAACTGTCACTCAATTAAGAGAAACTACCAGTCGCCTATTACGAACGGTTAAAAACTTAGGTATACCTCTATTTTTAGTAGGTCATGTAACCAAAGAAGGATTAGTTGCGGGACCAAAAATTATTGAACATATGGTAGATACCGTTCTCTATTTTGAAGGAGAACAACGCAGTCAATACAAAATTCTGCGAGCAGTAAAAAATCGTTTTGGTTCTACCAACGAAATAGGTCTTTTTGAAATGACCCATCTCGGTTTGATAGAGGTCTCCAATCCCAATAATATCTTTCTCAGCCACGAACAAAATAACATCGGAACTGCTATTAGTTGTATTATGGAAGGTAGCCGCAGTTTCATTGTGGAAGTACAAACACTTGTAAATGCTTCCAATTACGGAACTCCGCAAAGAGTAGCAGTAGGACTGGACCAAAAAAAATTGGCTATGCTTTTAGCTATCTTGGAAAAAAACCTCTCACTTTATCTTCGCAATTGTGATGTCTTTGTAAATTTGACAGGTGGAATACGCAGTACCGATCCTTCCTTGGATTTGGCTATTTTAGCTGCTCTAATTTCCAGTATGAAAGATCAACCACTAATTGAAAAAGCCGTATTTATCGGGGAAGTTGGCTTAAATGGAGAAGTTCGTCCTGTTTCCCAATTGGATAAACATATCAGCCAAACTCTGAAATTGGGTTATGAGAAAATCTTCATTTCCAGTTACGCTAAAGTAAAAGCCAATCCAAAAGTTGTTAAAGTAAAAGATATCAAAGCTCTATATAGTGCGTTAAGATAA
- a CDS encoding glutaredoxin family protein translates to MSAKVIVFSTPSCIWCKKAKEYLKSINQNFTDIDVSRDIAARNDMIRKSGQEAVPQIWINNIPVVGFDLEKINRLLNLYNTKKGESNG, encoded by the coding sequence ATGTCTGCAAAAGTAATTGTATTTTCCACTCCTTCTTGTATCTGGTGCAAGAAAGCGAAGGAGTATCTGAAATCCATAAACCAGAATTTTACAGACATAGATGTTTCCAGGGATATTGCGGCTCGTAATGATATGATCCGCAAAAGCGGACAGGAAGCTGTTCCGCAAATATGGATAAATAATATTCCAGTAGTTGGTTTTGATCTGGAAAAGATCAATCGTTTATTAAACTTATATAATACTAAAAAAGGAGAATCAAATGGCTGA
- a CDS encoding MarR family winged helix-turn-helix transcriptional regulator produces the protein MADYAKKFHELITRLQMVLSEIDYAQKACLQAGRMECMLLNYLYKVNGPANMNELAKELNVSHSRITRIMDNLVAKQLVIREPSEEDRRCWFARITEKGKKLAANSLQTVLDQQAKILKKIPEKDIEAIYKALKLYVEKYEEVLKETIAGL, from the coding sequence ATGGCTGATTATGCAAAAAAATTCCACGAGCTCATCACTCGCCTGCAAATGGTTTTGAGTGAAATTGACTATGCTCAAAAAGCATGCTTACAAGCAGGAAGAATGGAGTGTATGCTGCTAAACTACCTTTATAAGGTAAACGGTCCTGCCAATATGAACGAACTGGCTAAGGAACTGAATGTTTCTCATAGCCGAATTACCAGAATTATGGATAACCTTGTTGCCAAACAACTTGTTATTCGTGAACCTTCGGAAGAAGACCGTCGTTGCTGGTTTGCCCGGATTACTGAAAAAGGTAAGAAACTGGCAGCTAACAGCTTACAGACAGTTTTAGATCAACAGGCAAAAATACTGAAGAAAATACCTGAAAAAGATATTGAGGCAATCTATAAGGCACTTAAACTCTATGTGGAAAAATATGAAGAGGTATTGAAAGAGACAATAGCAGGATTATAA
- a CDS encoding OsmC family protein has translation MSTYVKTVWSGGMSFTAEVNGHKLIMDADPYFGGTDQGPRPKPLLLAALSGCSGMDIVSILEKMGIKDYNLEMDARGESATEHPIIYHTITLTYNFQGNNLPAEKIVKAVKLSLEKYCAVNAMLKKAAKIIPKIYINNLEVPL, from the coding sequence ATGTCCACTTATGTAAAAACCGTTTGGTCTGGTGGGATGAGCTTTACAGCTGAAGTCAACGGACATAAGCTGATTATGGATGCTGATCCCTATTTTGGCGGTACTGATCAAGGTCCGAGGCCTAAACCTTTATTGCTTGCCGCCTTAAGTGGCTGTAGCGGAATGGATATTGTTTCCATTCTGGAAAAAATGGGAATAAAGGATTATAATTTGGAAATGGATGCTCGGGGTGAATCTGCTACTGAGCATCCTATTATTTATCATACGATAACTTTAACTTACAACTTTCAAGGCAATAACCTTCCAGCTGAAAAAATAGTAAAAGCAGTAAAACTTTCCCTGGAAAAATACTGCGCCGTGAATGCTATGTTGAAAAAAGCTGCGAAGATAATTCCCAAAATCTATATTAACAATTTGGAGGTTCCCTTATGA
- a CDS encoding thioredoxin family protein, protein MKWWLIIILSLSIAFLGCEKTDKPTINEDGTKDNGKLESGGKNPKSKTGVWLTDWNDAMKTADVLNRPVFVDFTGSDWCIWCQKLEEEVFGKGEFLEYAKKNLVLLKVDFPRDIEQSEELQKFNEQKMKEYEIEGFPTIVLVNSKGEEIARTGYRPGGAKEYVKHLQELLQPKE, encoded by the coding sequence ATGAAATGGTGGCTTATCATTATACTGTCTTTGTCTATAGCATTTTTAGGTTGTGAAAAAACCGATAAACCTACAATAAATGAAGATGGAACAAAAGATAACGGAAAATTAGAGTCCGGAGGAAAAAATCCTAAATCTAAAACCGGTGTGTGGCTTACTGATTGGAACGATGCAATGAAAACAGCTGATGTGTTGAATCGTCCCGTTTTTGTTGATTTTACAGGTTCTGACTGGTGTATCTGGTGTCAAAAACTGGAGGAAGAGGTCTTCGGTAAAGGCGAATTTTTAGAGTATGCCAAAAAAAATCTCGTTTTGCTGAAAGTTGATTTTCCCCGTGATATTGAACAAAGTGAAGAATTGCAAAAATTTAATGAACAAAAAATGAAAGAATATGAGATTGAGGGTTTTCCCACCATTGTTCTCGTAAATTCTAAAGGTGAAGAAATTGCTCGCACGGGGTATAGACCCGGGGGAGCAAAAGAATATGTAAAACACTTACAGGAATTGCTACAGCCAAAAGAATAA